In Salvia miltiorrhiza cultivar Shanhuang (shh) unplaced genomic scaffold, IMPLAD_Smil_shh fragScaff_scaffold_178_2, whole genome shotgun sequence, a genomic segment contains:
- the LOC131002744 gene encoding uncharacterized protein LOC131002744 → MVYGKRCHLPVELEHNAFWAVNKQNYDWDKAGQARKLEIQDLEEIRRETYDNAVLYKERMKKSHDALIKNKQFSFGQEVLLYQTRFKFAQGKLSTKWTGPFVVKTQFPNGAVEIGNPKSGKVFKVNGQRLKAYYGHKPDAGEELDLDPATSTSD, encoded by the coding sequence ATGGTGTATGGCAAGAGGTGTCATCTACCGGTGGAATTGGAGCACAATGCTTTTTGGGCAGTGAATAAACAGAACTATGATTGGGACAAGGCAGGGCAAGCAAGGAAGCTAGAGATCCAAGATCTCGAAGAAATTAGGAGAGAGACGTACGACAATGCTGTTCTCTACAaggaaagaatgaaaaagagccACGATGCCTTGATCAAAAACAAGCAATTCAGCTTTGGGCAAGAGGTTCTCCTGTACCAAACACGATTCAAATTTGCACAAGGTAAGCTGAGTACTAAGTGGACTGGCCCATTTGTGGTGAAGACCCAATTCCCAAATGGAGCCGTTGAgatcggaaatccaaaatctGGGAAAGTGTTCAAGGTGAATGGACAAAGGCTGAAAGCCTATTATGGGCATAAGCCCGACGCTGGGGAGGAACTGGATCTCGACCCAGCCACAAGCACCTCGGATTAA
- the LOC131002745 gene encoding uncharacterized protein LOC131002745, translating to MCDASGYAIGAVLGQKRGKESHVIYYASKTLNGAQISYSTTEKEMLAVVFAFEKFRSYLLGLVCPEQSSATRDPTFAISRSKNLIKKYGVQHRVSTAYHPQANGQAELSNRIIKTILRKTVGPTRKDWSLKLEDALWAYRTAYKTPFGMSPYRMNEAGQSRKLEIQELEEIRREAYDNAVLYKERMKKSHDALITNKQFSYGQKVLLYKTRFKFALGKLSTKWTGPFEVQAQFPNGAVEVKNPKSGKVFKVNGQRLKAYYGHEPRIGEELDPSPETNHSDNFGELDFAHNCG from the exons ATGTGTGACGCCAGCGGATATGCCATCGGAGCTGTTCTTGGGCAAAAGCGGGGAAAGGAAAGTCATGTCATCTACTATGCCTCCAAAACCCTCAACGGAGCTCAGATCAGTTATTCCACCACAGAGAAGGAAATGTTGGCAGTAGTGTTTGCTTTTGAAAAATTCAGGTCCTACTTGCTTG GTTTGGTGtgcccagagcaatcatcagcgacCAGGGATCCCACTTTTGCAATTTCTCGGTCGAAAAACTTGATCAAAAAATATGGAGTTCAGCATCGGGTCTCAACAGCCtaccacccacaagccaatggtCAGGCAGAACTGTCAAATCGCATCATCAAAACAATCCTGCGAAAAACCGTTGGTCCAACAAGGAAAGATTGGAGTTTAAAGTTGGAagatgccttatgggcatatcgAACTGCATACAAGACCCCGTTTGGGATGTCACCATACAGAATG AATGAGGCGGGGCAATCAAGGAAACTTGAGATTCAAGAGTTGGAGGAAATTAGAAGAGAGGCGTATGACAATGCAGTTCTCTACAAAGAAAGAATGAAGAAAAGTCACGACGCCCTGATCACGAACAAGCAGTTCAGTTATGGGCAAAAGGTCCTTTTGTACAAAACTCGGTTCAAATTTGCCTTAGGAAAGCTGAGTACAAAATGGACTGGGCCGTTTGAAGTACAAGCCCAATTCCCAAATGGAGCCGTCGAAGTCAAGAATCCAAAGTCAGGGAAAGTATTCAAGGTGAATGGGCAAAGATTGAAGGCCTATTATGGGCATGAACCAAGGATTGGGGAGGAGCTGGATCCATCCCCAGAAACAAATCACTCGGATAACTTTGGG GAACTAGACTTTGCCCACAACTGTGGGTAG
- the LOC131002746 gene encoding uncharacterized protein LOC131002746 yields the protein MGGMQNINAQLSHLAQAVAPLESKQGELPAQVEVKKVNAVTLRNGKELLEVVGKKTEEEPDVSEEVGMGSADEEKLAQERETKKKAAEKGKEKLRHVEPIIPFPGRMAREQEKEELTELVKIFKKVEVSMPLLVALRSMPRCAKFLKELCTRKVKYTDDAKFQVRESVSAVLQRDMPIKCGDPRMFYIPCVIGTMKVDKDLEIGPLKPTRVVIQLADRSNLYPEGILEDVLVKVEELIFPADFYILDMGKSKARDPVMLLGRPFLKTARTRIDCDTRKLTCQFEGETITFDIYNAMKHPADTEMVKSVDIISRFVEEELPRTTLREPFDVRAPKLELKSLPKHLKYIFLGENDTLPVIINSELTPEDESKVKKTLGKYKEAIGWTLADIKGISPTVCMHHILLEEDATPVRDPQRKLNPAMKEVVMKEILKLLDLGIIYPVSDSRWIWVAKEDQGKTTFTCPFGTFAYRRMLFGLCNAPGTFQRCMMSIFSDLLKNCIEVFMDDFTVYGQTFDSCLANLEKLLQRRFVKDFAKIAQPMTRLLQNEVEWNFDEDCK from the exons ATGGGAGGAATGCAGAATATTAATGCCCAACTGtcacatcttgcccaagcagTAGCTCCCCTGGAAAGCAAACAGGGGGAACTTCCTGCCCAAGTGGAGGTAAAGAAAGTAAATGCTGTGACACTCAGGAACGGTAAGGAACTACTCGAGGTGGTTGGAAAGAAAACTGAGGAAGAACCAGACGTTAGTGAGGAAGTTGGAATGGGGTCAGCAGATGAGGAAAAATTAGCTCAAGAAAGGGAAACCAAGAAGAAAGCAGCCGAAAAAGGCAAAGAAAAATTGAGACATGTTGAGCCCATAATTCCCTTCCCAGGCAGAATGGCCAGAGAACAGGAAAAAGAAGAATTGACCGAATTGGTGAAAATCTTTAAAAAGGTGGAAGTCAGTATGCCCCTTCTGGTCGCACTACGCTCTATGCCCAGATGTGCCAAATTCCTAAAAGAACTCTGCACCCGGAAGGTTAAATACACTGATGATGCCAAGTTCCAGGTGCGCGAGTCAGTGTCCGCAGTTTTACAGCGAGATATGCCCATAAAGTGTGGAGATCCAAGGATGTTCTATATTCCTTGTGTGATAGGGACCATGAAGGTGGATAAG GATCTGGAGATAGGACCGCTGAAACCTACCCGAGTAGTGATCCAACTGGCAGACAGGTCAAATTTGTATCCAGAAGGGATACTGGAGGACGTTTTGGTCAAAGTGGAGGAACTGATTTTCCCAGCAGATTTCTACATCCTTGATATGGGGAAATCAAAAGCACGCGACCCAGTTATGCTTTTAGGGAGGCCTTTTCTCAAAACTGCCAGGACGCGCATCGATTGTGATACGAGAAAATTGACATGCCAGTTCGAGGGAGAGACAATAACTTTCGATATATATAACGCCATGAAGCATCCCGCCGACACAGAGATGGTAAAAAGTGTCGATATAATCAGCAGGTTTGTTGAGGAGGAATTGCCCAGAACGACACTCAGGGAACCTTTCGATGTG AGAGCACCCAAGCTAGAATTGAAGTCTCTACCCAAGCATCTCAAGTATATTTTTCTGGGTGAAAATGACACTTTGCCCGTAATCATCAATTCGGAGTTAACACCAGAAGATGAAAGCAAGGTTAAGAAGACTTTAGGTAAATACAAAGAAGCTATTGGATGGACCCTAGCCGATATTAAGGGCATAAGCCCTACAGTGTGTATGCACCATATATTGCTAGAGGAAGATGCAACTCCAGTCCGAGACCCCCAGAGAAAGCTCAATCCAGCCATGAAGGAAGTTGTGATGAAGGAGATACTCAAACtattggatttgggcataatatatCCAGTGTCCGATAGTAGATGG ATTTGGGTTGCAAAGGAGGATCAGGGCAAAACCACTTTCACTTGCCCTTTCGGCACTTTTGCCTATCGGAGGATGCTGTTTGGGCTATGCAACGCCCCTGGAACATTCCAAAGGTGTatgatgagcatattctcgGACCTCCTCAAAAACTGCATCgaggtattcatggatgattttactGTTTATGGGCAAACCTTCGATTCATGCCTCGCTAATCTGGAGAAACTACTGCAAAG AAGATTCGTCAAGGACTTTGCCAAAATTGCTCAACCAATGACAAGGCTGCTCCAGAATGAAGTGGAGTGGAATTTTGATGAAGACTGCAAATAG